In bacterium, a single genomic region encodes these proteins:
- the cobA gene encoding uroporphyrinogen-III C-methyltransferase → MSGKVFLVGAGPGDPDLITLKAINCLKEADVVIYDYLIDKELLDYTKIETELIYAGKYSKHHVLSQEKINKLLLKKAKEGKMVVRLKGGDSYLFGRGSEEALFLEKHRLPFEVIAGVSSALAVPSYAGIPLTHREIASQVTIITGHEDPNKEESSIDWKALAKQKDTLVILMGMENLSQIIDKLISYGKDKEIPVAVIRWGTTSDQKTVVGTLKDITKKVAKEKVKPPCVIVVGEVVNLREKLNWYEQRPLFGKKILVTRPLEQASEFCKLLQANGAAPIEYPLIKIVELEDYTELDNKIKNLSQYHWLIFTSVQGVKYFVKRLFKLGKDIRELKGIKIAAIGPKTAKEISKYGVLIDLVPPERFIAESIVSKFKEVDLKNKKILFPRAKEAREVIAQELEKREATVDEVACYQTVKEDNLKKEEIKELIKKKEINVITFTSSSTVKYFYQDFGKCNLDGMKIACLGLVTAKTAQDLKIKVDIISPVHTIEGLIEEMIKKL, encoded by the coding sequence ATGTCAGGTAAGGTATTTTTAGTTGGCGCTGGACCAGGAGACCCTGATCTTATTACCTTAAAAGCTATTAATTGTCTAAAAGAAGCCGATGTAGTTATTTATGACTATTTAATAGATAAAGAACTCTTAGACTACACTAAGATTGAGACAGAATTAATCTATGCAGGAAAATATAGCAAGCACCATGTTCTTTCTCAAGAAAAGATCAACAAGCTTCTCCTTAAAAAGGCTAAAGAAGGAAAAATGGTCGTGCGGCTTAAAGGGGGTGATTCTTACTTATTTGGAAGAGGAAGCGAGGAGGCTCTCTTCTTAGAGAAGCATCGTTTACCTTTTGAAGTAATTGCGGGAGTTTCCTCTGCTTTAGCTGTCCCCAGTTATGCCGGCATTCCTTTAACCCATAGAGAGATTGCTTCTCAGGTTACCATAATTACTGGACATGAAGATCCAAACAAGGAAGAATCATCTATTGACTGGAAAGCATTGGCTAAACAAAAAGATACTTTAGTCATCTTAATGGGCATGGAAAATTTATCTCAAATTATTGATAAATTAATTTCTTATGGAAAGGATAAAGAGATACCCGTAGCGGTTATTCGTTGGGGAACTACTTCCGATCAAAAGACAGTGGTAGGAACATTAAAGGATATTACTAAAAAAGTAGCCAAAGAGAAGGTCAAGCCTCCTTGTGTCATCGTCGTAGGAGAGGTAGTAAACTTAAGAGAAAAGTTAAATTGGTATGAACAAAGACCTTTGTTTGGCAAAAAGATCCTGGTAACTAGGCCATTAGAGCAAGCCAGTGAATTTTGTAAATTATTACAAGCCAACGGAGCTGCTCCTATTGAATACCCTTTAATTAAGATAGTGGAGTTAGAAGACTATACGGAATTAGATAATAAGATTAAAAACTTATCTCAGTACCACTGGCTTATTTTTACTAGTGTCCAGGGAGTTAAGTATTTCGTAAAAAGACTTTTTAAATTAGGCAAAGACATCAGGGAATTAAAAGGAATTAAGATTGCCGCGATAGGTCCTAAAACAGCCAAAGAGATTAGTAAGTATGGGGTGTTGATAGATTTAGTTCCCCCAGAAAGATTCATAGCTGAATCTATCGTCTCTAAATTTAAGGAGGTTGATCTTAAGAATAAGAAGATCTTATTTCCTCGAGCTAAAGAAGCCAGGGAAGTAATCGCCCAAGAACTAGAAAAAAGAGAAGCTACCGTAGATGAAGTGGCTTGTTACCAGACGGTAAAAGAAGATAACTTAAAAAAAGAAGAGATCAAGGAGCTGATTAAGAAAAAGGAGATAAATGTGATTACCTTTACTAGTTCTTCTACTGTAAAATATTTCTACCAGGATTTTGGTAAATGTAATTTAGATGGCATGAAGATTGCTTGCCTTGGTCTCGTGACCGCTAAAACAGCTCAAGATTTAAAGATAAAAGTTGATATCATCAGCCCTGTTCATACCATCGAAGGATTAATTGAGGAGATGATCAAGAAATTATGA
- the hemC gene encoding hydroxymethylbilane synthase, protein MKKIMVGSRGSKLALAQTNLVIEELKRLNSSYSFEVKIIKTKGDLSLNSSLDKEGGKGLFVKEIEEALIKEEIDLAIHSMKDLPTELPSELTMAAILPRINPKDALISKNGHNLLHLPPRATVGTSSLRRKVQLLNLRRDLNVVEIRGNLDTRIKKLKEGSLEAIIVAVCGLIRLNLIKLMTQELPIKAFLPAAGQGALGIEVRKEDCKIRELAEKVNCLNSQWEVRAERSFLKELGGGCQVPIGVLAQTKDKMLLIQGMVSSLDGQKVVKDKMIGKKTKAEDLGKELATRLLNKEANEIIKELKREG, encoded by the coding sequence ATGAAGAAGATTATGGTGGGTAGTCGAGGAAGTAAACTTGCTTTAGCTCAAACTAATTTAGTCATTGAAGAACTTAAAAGACTTAACAGTTCTTATTCTTTTGAAGTTAAGATAATTAAGACCAAAGGAGATCTATCGCTAAATTCCTCTTTAGATAAGGAAGGAGGAAAGGGCTTATTTGTTAAAGAAATTGAAGAAGCCTTGATAAAAGAAGAAATTGACCTGGCCATTCACAGTATGAAAGATCTGCCTACGGAATTACCTTCAGAGCTTACCATGGCGGCGATACTGCCAAGAATAAATCCAAAAGATGCTTTAATCTCAAAAAATGGTCATAACTTACTCCATTTACCACCAAGAGCCACCGTAGGAACAAGTAGTCTTCGAAGAAAGGTACAGTTACTAAATCTGCGAAGAGATTTAAATGTAGTAGAGATAAGGGGGAATTTAGATACCAGAATTAAAAAACTAAAAGAAGGTAGTCTTGAAGCTATAATAGTAGCTGTTTGTGGGCTGATTCGACTAAACTTAATCAAGTTAATGACTCAAGAATTACCCATCAAAGCCTTTCTTCCGGCCGCAGGCCAAGGTGCCTTAGGCATAGAAGTAAGAAAAGAAGATTGCAAAATAAGAGAGTTAGCAGAGAAAGTAAATTGTTTAAATTCCCAGTGGGAAGTACGGGCAGAAAGATCTTTTCTTAAAGAACTGGGGGGCGGTTGCCAAGTTCCTATTGGTGTTCTTGCTCAAACAAAAGATAAAATGCTACTTATTCAAGGAATGGTCTCCTCTTTAGATGGCCAAAAAGTAGTCAAAGATAAAATGATAGGGAAAAAGACAAAGGCAGAAGATTTAGGAAAAGAATTAGCTACCAGATTATTGAACAAGGAAGCTAATGAAATTATTAAAGAATTAAAGAGAGAAGGTTAA
- a CDS encoding bifunctional precorrin-2 dehydrogenase/sirohydrochlorin ferrochelatase codes for MKYYNLELNIKNKKCVVVGGGDIAYRKVLSLLECGAKVHVVSKKLNEELRVFFKENKICSHENKICSHKNKIYFHEKEYQTKDLKGAFLVIGATNCLKTNEKIAKDAHKLRILVNIVDNIKLCNYIVPAVTKRGDLVISVSTAGKSPFLAKKIKDEIAQLYGQEYGELVNILGSIRKKVIQEVSDPQKRRLVWEGVVSSKTIEYLKEGNLDKVNNLIKKVIEEGKRQ; via the coding sequence ATGAAATACTATAATTTAGAGTTAAATATTAAGAATAAAAAGTGTGTCGTGGTAGGAGGAGGAGACATAGCTTATCGAAAAGTTCTCTCTTTATTAGAATGTGGCGCTAAAGTACATGTGGTAAGTAAAAAATTAAATGAAGAACTAAGAGTTTTTTTCAAGGAAAATAAAATTTGTTCCCACGAGAATAAGATTTGTTCCCACAAGAATAAGATTTATTTCCACGAAAAAGAGTATCAAACCAAAGATCTCAAAGGAGCTTTTTTAGTAATCGGAGCCACTAATTGCTTAAAAACCAATGAAAAGATTGCCAAAGATGCTCATAAGTTAAGAATCTTAGTAAATATAGTTGATAATATAAAATTATGTAACTACATAGTCCCCGCCGTAACTAAAAGAGGAGACTTAGTTATTAGTGTCTCTACTGCTGGAAAAAGCCCTTTCTTAGCTAAGAAGATAAAAGATGAGATCGCTCAGCTTTACGGCCAGGAATATGGAGAATTAGTAAATATCTTAGGAAGTATTAGAAAAAAAGTCATCCAAGAAGTTTCTGACCCCCAAAAGAGAAGATTAGTTTGGGAAGGTGTAGTTAGCTCAAAGACTATAGAGTATCTCAAAGAAGGTAACTTAGATAAAGTAAATAACTTAATAAAAAAAGTGATTGAAGAAGGTAAAAGGCAATGA
- the hemA gene encoding glutamyl-tRNA reductase — protein MKIITLGISYHKTPIEFREKVFFRKEALPLALTALKEAKEIKECVILSTCNRTEIYIVTDNLMGGKETLEKFISNYHQVKIEELKLYLWEKKDKEAMEHLIKVASGLDSMVLGEQQILGQVKEAYQIALENKTTAFIFNILFQKVLSIAKKIRTDTTIGEGAISISYAAVELAKRIFNDLNDKKVMIIGTGKMGELLIKHLVDNGIKQLLVVNRDLKKATELAEKFKGRAVSFDQLYKNIPLVDIVITSTNSPHYVIKMDHIKDILKRRKNKIIFLIDIGLPRNIEPEVNSLESLILYNLDDLKVVVEANKRARSKKVKAAEKIINQELPEIISWYRSLEFVPLIHEIKKKIEEICRRELLKIQTFLDEKSREKHIKSISNKILALPMSKIKEAISSGDGYVYLKTLKELFQIEEKVK, from the coding sequence ATGAAGATTATAACATTAGGGATAAGCTACCATAAAACACCTATTGAGTTTAGAGAAAAAGTGTTTTTTAGAAAAGAAGCCCTCCCCCTAGCTTTAACTGCCTTAAAAGAAGCTAAAGAAATAAAAGAATGTGTTATTCTTTCCACCTGTAATCGAACTGAAATATATATTGTTACCGATAATTTAATGGGTGGAAAAGAGACTCTAGAAAAATTTATAAGTAATTATCACCAGGTCAAGATAGAAGAATTAAAGCTATATCTATGGGAAAAGAAAGATAAAGAAGCCATGGAACATTTAATAAAAGTAGCTAGTGGTCTTGATTCTATGGTTTTAGGAGAACAACAAATTTTAGGACAAGTTAAAGAAGCTTATCAAATAGCTTTAGAAAACAAGACAACGGCTTTTATCTTTAACATTTTATTTCAAAAAGTTTTAAGTATTGCTAAAAAGATTAGAACAGATACTACTATTGGAGAAGGAGCTATTTCGATAAGCTATGCCGCCGTGGAGTTAGCTAAAAGGATCTTTAATGATTTAAATGATAAAAAAGTAATGATTATAGGCACCGGAAAGATGGGGGAGCTTTTAATTAAACATTTAGTAGATAATGGCATAAAACAATTATTGGTAGTCAATAGAGATTTAAAGAAAGCTACAGAATTAGCAGAAAAATTCAAAGGAAGAGCGGTCAGCTTTGACCAATTATATAAAAACATACCTTTAGTAGATATTGTCATTACTTCTACTAACTCTCCCCACTATGTAATTAAGATGGATCATATTAAGGATATTTTAAAGAGACGGAAAAATAAGATTATCTTCTTAATCGATATTGGTCTTCCCCGAAATATAGAACCTGAGGTAAATTCTTTAGAAAGTCTTATTTTATACAACCTTGATGATTTAAAAGTGGTGGTAGAAGCTAATAAAAGAGCAAGATCAAAAAAAGTAAAGGCAGCAGAAAAGATCATTAACCAAGAATTGCCAGAAATTATTTCCTGGTATCGATCTTTGGAATTTGTCCCTTTAATCCATGAAATAAAGAAGAAGATTGAAGAAATTTGTCGAAGAGAATTACTAAAGATCCAGACATTTTTAGATGAAAAAAGTAGAGAAAAACATATAAAATCTATATCTAATAAGATTTTAGCTTTGCCTATGAGTAAGATTAAAGAAGCAATAAGTTCTGGAGACGGCTATGTATATTTAAAAACTCTAAAAGAACTGTTTCAAATTGAAGAAAAGGTAAAATGA
- a CDS encoding HD domain-containing protein: MIENFFQIIQTINHNCTKTLEEYIPKLKEKVEKLAFLKKIERTVFLTSDLTLLCNLILQVALEILKARSGMVILLDPDSSQWVINSLIGGESKEVKSEKGESEEVRIKKVIPTKNTISGWAIKKKESVLVHDIKTDIRFQDLERLTYENGSFVYVPLMIKHEVIGLLWFGNKIANELFSINELISLNILANEAAISIKHIQLYQELERSYLSIIQGLALAIDARDSHTHGHSAQVARLAKLIAIKLNLDPMEIDKIYNASLLHDLGKVGISDEILKRKGSLNLEEDHLIKMHPVVGKQILFPIKSLRPLIPYVYHHHEWYDGSGYPEGLSGEKIPLGARIIAVADSFAAMASRRPRYFHGKSLSSEEALLELKKGKEIQYDPKIVEVFEEVLYEEKLLTADS; encoded by the coding sequence ATGATAGAAAATTTCTTTCAGATTATCCAGACTATCAATCATAATTGCACTAAGACTCTTGAGGAGTATATTCCCAAGTTAAAAGAAAAGGTAGAAAAATTAGCCTTTTTAAAGAAGATTGAAAGAACTGTCTTTTTAACTTCTGATTTAACTTTACTTTGTAATTTAATACTTCAAGTGGCTTTAGAAATATTAAAAGCCAGATCAGGAATGGTGATTTTATTAGATCCTGATTCTTCCCAGTGGGTGATAAATAGTCTTATTGGAGGTGAAAGTAAAGAAGTTAAAAGTGAAAAAGGTGAAAGTGAAGAAGTTAGGATTAAGAAAGTTATTCCTACTAAAAATACTATTTCTGGTTGGGCCATAAAGAAGAAAGAATCAGTCTTGGTTCATGATATTAAGACAGATATTAGATTTCAAGATCTAGAGAGATTAACTTATGAAAATGGTTCCTTTGTTTATGTTCCTTTAATGATTAAGCATGAAGTGATAGGCTTGCTTTGGTTTGGAAATAAGATAGCTAATGAGCTATTTTCAATTAACGAATTAATTTCTTTAAATATTTTAGCTAATGAAGCTGCTATCTCTATTAAGCACATTCAATTATATCAAGAATTAGAAAGATCTTATCTTTCCATTATTCAAGGTTTAGCCTTAGCTATTGATGCTCGAGATTCCCATACCCATGGGCATTCAGCCCAAGTAGCTCGTTTAGCTAAGTTGATTGCAATCAAATTAAATCTTGATCCGATGGAAATAGATAAGATTTATAATGCTAGCTTACTCCATGATTTAGGAAAAGTAGGGATTAGCGATGAAATTTTAAAGAGAAAAGGTAGTTTAAACTTAGAAGAAGATCATCTTATTAAAATGCATCCAGTTGTTGGAAAACAGATCCTTTTTCCCATAAAAAGCCTAAGACCTCTTATCCCTTATGTTTACCATCATCATGAATGGTATGATGGTAGTGGTTATCCAGAGGGACTAAGTGGTGAAAAAATTCCTCTGGGGGCAAGAATTATTGCTGTAGCAGATAGTTTTGCAGCTATGGCTTCAAGAAGACCTCGATACTTTCATGGAAAGAGTCTATCTTCGGAAGAAGCTTTATTAGAACTTAAGAAAGGTAAAGAGATTCAATACGATCCTAAAATCGTGGAAGTGTTTGAAGAAGTTCTCTATGAGGAAAAACTGCTGACTGCTGATAGCTGA
- a CDS encoding HAMP domain-containing histidine kinase, with protein MIRKRTERSLQDKIVHFIKIKWIFLLFLTLVVTLFLIKEPSFYLLLSLGVISFLVLFHLTYSLYAKRDQVFPNFLVVVLDILSLNIIIFLNKESILGFAPYLCSLLIIEDWILRNQKGSFFLTTFFSILYLLIASFSLEGPGLRYYELRYYEVIPQVGFLYLVSFLLWYLSKQKEMVLQEKNALIDNLYHLNKALAKDKDEIETYNQSLEERLKSQSIMINQATLKDEKREIVGVIEAFNDISKFKEMDEVDAETNSLLFHELKTSLTIIKGYAVILLSEKLGKITQAQRNRLTKIEQQVNSLNNMSNNLLELPKIGLDKISLEKVSLSKIIRETVDIFKEEFKKKELDFKLKEDQDSYCILGDEPSLERVFVNLIDNAIKYTPFKGKIRLELKGGEDEIKVYLTNTGLGILPEELPKVFDKFFRSSLVSKDKKGIGLGLNIVKKILDLHQALIEVSSEVNKSSQFCLRFKRLG; from the coding sequence ATGATTAGAAAAAGAACAGAAAGAAGTTTACAGGATAAAATAGTTCATTTTATTAAGATAAAATGGATCTTTCTCTTGTTTTTAACTTTGGTAGTTACTTTATTTCTCATTAAAGAGCCGAGTTTTTATTTATTACTTTCTTTAGGAGTGATTTCTTTTTTGGTGTTATTTCATCTTACTTATAGCTTATATGCTAAGAGAGATCAGGTATTTCCTAACTTTCTCGTGGTAGTCTTGGATATTTTAAGTTTAAACATAATTATCTTTTTAAATAAAGAGTCTATCTTAGGGTTTGCTCCTTATCTATGCTCTTTATTGATTATAGAAGATTGGATTCTCAGGAACCAGAAAGGATCTTTCTTTTTAACTACTTTTTTTTCGATCCTCTATCTCTTGATAGCTTCTTTTTCTCTTGAGGGACCAGGGCTAAGATATTATGAGCTAAGATATTATGAAGTAATCCCTCAGGTAGGATTTTTATACCTAGTAAGTTTCTTATTGTGGTATTTGAGTAAACAAAAAGAGATGGTCTTGCAAGAAAAAAATGCTTTAATCGATAATTTATACCACCTTAATAAAGCTTTAGCTAAAGATAAAGATGAAATTGAGACTTATAACCAGAGCTTAGAAGAGCGTTTAAAATCTCAATCAATAATGATTAATCAAGCTACTTTAAAAGATGAAAAAAGGGAGATCGTAGGAGTAATTGAAGCATTTAATGATATTTCAAAATTTAAAGAGATGGACGAAGTAGACGCAGAGACTAATTCCTTGTTATTTCACGAATTAAAAACTTCTTTAACCATCATAAAAGGTTACGCCGTTATCTTATTAAGTGAAAAGTTAGGAAAGATTACCCAAGCTCAAAGAAATAGATTAACTAAGATTGAACAACAAGTAAATAGTTTGAATAATATGTCCAATAATTTATTAGAACTGCCTAAAATTGGTCTAGATAAAATAAGTTTAGAGAAAGTTTCTTTAAGCAAAATAATTAGAGAAACAGTGGATATCTTTAAAGAGGAATTTAAGAAGAAGGAACTTGATTTCAAATTAAAAGAAGATCAAGATTCTTATTGCATCTTAGGAGATGAACCTAGTTTAGAGAGGGTATTTGTTAATTTAATCGATAATGCTATTAAATACACTCCTTTTAAGGGAAAGATAAGGTTAGAATTAAAAGGCGGGGAAGATGAGATTAAAGTTTATCTTACTAATACTGGTCTAGGTATTTTGCCAGAAGAGTTGCCTAAAGTCTTTGATAAATTTTTTCGTTCTTCATTAGTTTCTAAAGATAAGAAAGGTATCGGTTTAGGATTAAATATCGTCAAGAAAATTTTAGATCTTCACCAAGCTCTGATTGAAGTTTCGAGTGAAGTAAATAAAAGTAGCCAATTTTGTCTTAGATTTAAAAGGTTAGGGTAA
- a CDS encoding response regulator yields MKKILIVEDDPDIIDILKVTLEGKYKILEACNGIKAVNMVYEQNPDLVILDINLPEMNGYQVCRLLKEDKNYQSLPVLILTSKSQKRDRFWGMEAGADKYITKPFNPEEVLDCIEELLIKKGKFR; encoded by the coding sequence ATGAAGAAGATTTTGATAGTCGAAGACGATCCAGACATCATTGATATTTTAAAAGTAACTTTAGAAGGTAAATATAAAATATTAGAGGCTTGCAATGGGATAAAAGCAGTCAATATGGTTTACGAACAAAATCCTGACTTAGTAATTTTAGATATTAATCTGCCAGAAATGAATGGTTACCAAGTATGCAGGTTATTGAAAGAAGACAAGAATTATCAATCTTTACCCGTTCTCATCTTAACTTCTAAAAGTCAAAAGAGAGATCGTTTTTGGGGAATGGAAGCTGGTGCAGATAAATATATTACTAAACCTTTTAATCCTGAGGAAGTATTGGATTGCATAGAAGAATTATTAATCAAGAAAGGTAAGTTTAGATGA
- a CDS encoding diguanylate cyclase, with translation MSDGLLTKETLEVELLKKKVKGLSLIVEIIKDINSTLDLESLLKKIIEGATFILNSEIGSLMLFNQEFNCLTIKVAKGLSKKVIQETRIKVGESLSGWVFKHGKPLLISDIEKDSRFAKESSEKYYNKSFIGTPLIVKDKVMGVININNKISKDVFVVDDLWLLETFASEVAIAMDNSKLYEETKKRVEELSNMTKELAASKLVVSKVNLLLDKKLYDLTLINKINKVVNPASRHKDVVIAVVKVINEIIDYHILSFLLINEEEEGELFIDSPYSLDQGCLKEIKTQVIEKYNNFSDRLEFKESKVKEVFLNSMLVETSQVSNAEIASILFLPIKTANKVVGLIFLGQFKRKAFSKEDLRLLTLIRDHLMIILENSLLYEKLEKLSITDGLTKLAVHRHFQEALINELKNAAVDSHLVSLFMIDIDYFKEYNDRYGHPTGDIVLREIAQILLETTRVTDIVARYGGEEFGVILPWTNKEEAIVLGKRIVKKVESYKFPKESNQKGKRITVSIGLATYPDDALTNVVLIEEADKALYQAKKEGKNQICFCKDLIIEYVHKLPIKAKKVVVLGDFNNWSKDKHFLENIGESKWRIKIKLFPGSYRYKFLINETIWLSDSQATEYIEDDTEEKVSLLVVK, from the coding sequence ATGAGTGATGGTTTATTAACTAAAGAAACACTTGAGGTTGAATTATTAAAGAAGAAAGTAAAAGGACTTTCTTTAATTGTGGAAATTATTAAAGATATTAACTCTACCTTAGATCTGGAATCACTTCTTAAAAAGATTATCGAAGGAGCTACTTTCATTTTAAATTCAGAAATTGGTTCGCTAATGTTATTTAATCAAGAGTTTAATTGCCTTACCATTAAGGTAGCCAAAGGATTAAGTAAAAAAGTGATCCAGGAAACAAGAATCAAAGTTGGGGAGAGTTTGTCAGGTTGGGTCTTTAAGCATGGGAAACCTTTATTAATCTCAGATATTGAAAAGGATAGCAGGTTTGCTAAAGAGAGCAGTGAAAAGTATTATAATAAATCTTTTATTGGCACTCCCCTCATTGTCAAGGATAAGGTTATGGGGGTAATCAATATTAATAATAAGATTTCTAAAGATGTTTTTGTGGTGGATGATCTTTGGTTATTAGAGACTTTTGCTAGCGAAGTAGCCATAGCTATGGATAATTCTAAGTTATATGAAGAAACAAAGAAAAGAGTAGAAGAATTATCTAATATGACTAAAGAACTTGCCGCCAGTAAGTTGGTTGTTTCTAAAGTTAATCTGCTTTTAGACAAGAAGCTTTATGATTTAACGCTCATTAATAAGATTAATAAAGTCGTAAATCCAGCTTCTCGGCATAAGGATGTGGTAATTGCGGTAGTTAAGGTAATAAACGAAATTATTGATTACCATATTCTTTCTTTTCTTTTAATAAATGAAGAAGAGGAGGGGGAATTATTCATAGATTCTCCCTACTCGTTAGATCAAGGATGCCTTAAAGAGATTAAGACCCAAGTTATAGAAAAGTATAATAATTTTTCAGATAGATTAGAGTTTAAAGAAAGTAAGGTCAAGGAAGTCTTTTTAAATTCTATGTTAGTAGAAACAAGCCAGGTAAGCAATGCTGAGATTGCTTCCATTTTATTCTTACCTATCAAGACAGCTAATAAAGTAGTGGGCCTGATCTTTCTGGGGCAATTTAAAAGAAAAGCCTTTAGCAAAGAAGATCTTCGACTTTTAACTTTGATCCGAGATCACTTAATGATAATTTTAGAAAATTCTCTGCTTTATGAAAAATTAGAGAAGCTATCTATTACTGATGGATTAACTAAGTTGGCTGTTCATAGACACTTTCAAGAAGCCTTGATTAATGAGCTAAAAAATGCAGCCGTGGATTCTCATCTTGTTTCATTATTTATGATTGATATTGATTATTTTAAAGAATATAACGATCGGTATGGGCATCCTACCGGAGATATTGTCTTGCGGGAAATTGCTCAAATCTTGTTAGAAACTACTCGAGTTACCGATATTGTGGCTAGATATGGTGGAGAAGAATTTGGAGTTATTTTGCCCTGGACAAATAAAGAAGAAGCTATTGTTTTAGGGAAAAGGATTGTTAAGAAGGTAGAAAGCTATAAATTTCCTAAAGAAAGTAATCAAAAAGGAAAGAGGATTACGGTAAGTATTGGATTAGCCACGTATCCTGATGATGCTTTAACTAATGTTGTTTTAATCGAGGAAGCAGATAAAGCTTTATACCAGGCTAAAAAGGAAGGTAAGAATCAAATTTGTTTTTGTAAAGATTTAATTATCGAGTATGTTCATAAACTACCTATTAAAGCTAAAAAAGTAGTGGTGCTCGGTGATTTTAATAATTGGTCGAAAGATAAACATTTCTTAGAAAATATTGGTGAATCGAAGTGGAGGATTAAGATTAAACTCTTTCCTGGCAGCTATAGGTATAAATTTTTAATCAATGAGACTATTTGGCTTTCTGATTCACAAGCTACTGAATATATAGAAGATGATACCGAAGAAAAAGTTTCTCTTTTGGTGGTGAAATAA